A window from Malacoplasma iowae encodes these proteins:
- a CDS encoding GNAT family N-acetyltransferase encodes MLNLLCKWSIDVNDKELKLISEMENDYFNLNSYSYEELCYFKNNENYNLVCLYQKNEFVGYAILFITESEIEIYKIATKKEHRNKGFGTYLINQIKLKYSKLKIFIEVNQNNNAYFFYLKNGFVKYKTRKNYYHDGSDAFLMLFNPIL; translated from the coding sequence ATGTTAAACCTGCTGTGTAAGTGATCAATTGATGTAAATGATAAAGAATTGAAATTAATTTCAGAAATGGAAAACGATTATTTTAATTTGAATTCTTATTCATATGAAGAACTTTGTTATTTTAAAAATAATGAAAATTATAATTTAGTTTGTCTTTATCAAAAAAATGAGTTTGTTGGTTATGCAATTTTATTTATTACAGAAAGTGAAATAGAAATATATAAAATAGCAACAAAAAAAGAACACAGAAATAAAGGATTTGGTACATATTTGATAAATCAAATAAAATTAAAATATTCAAAATTAAAGATTTTTATTGAAGTTAATCAAAATAATAATGCATATTTTTTTTATTTAAAAAATGGTTTTGTTAAATACAAAACGAGGAAAAATTATTATCATGATGGTAGTGATGCTTTTTTAATGTTATTTAATCCAATTCTTTAA
- a CDS encoding metallophosphoesterase family protein, with amino-acid sequence MKILIVSDTHGNISNLTKVINNNKYDYVIHAGDFCVGYSEIKKYVDYVVAGNNDFEGEKELFFEIDGIKFVLLHGEYFDSFFDYSNRYKKMVDHYSDKNVDVIISGHTHIEYCELISNVLCINPGSLYLPRNHSRTKTYAELIIENKKIIDCVIKELD; translated from the coding sequence ATGAAAATACTTATAGTTTCAGATACACATGGTAATATTTCTAATTTAACTAAAGTTATTAATAACAATAAATATGATTATGTCATTCATGCTGGTGACTTTTGTGTTGGTTATTCAGAAATTAAAAAATATGTTGATTATGTTGTTGCTGGCAACAATGATTTTGAGGGTGAAAAAGAATTATTTTTTGAAATTGATGGAATAAAATTTGTTTTGCTTCATGGAGAATATTTTGATAGTTTTTTTGACTATAGTAATAGATATAAAAAAATGGTTGACCACTATAGTGACAAAAATGTTGATGTCATAATAAGTGGTCACACTCATATTGAATATTGTGAATTAATTTCTAATGTTTTATGCATTAATCCAGGATCACTTTATTTACCTAGAAATCATAGTAGAACTAAAACATATGCTGAGTTAATAATAGAAAATAAAAAAATAATTGATTGTGTGATTAAAGAATTGGATTAA
- a CDS encoding ribonuclease H-like domain-containing protein, whose product MLKDLFKDRKVVIFDIKTTEEGMDSEILYFAARVYVNNEMESKHNFFIATDKKLNGRIIRKYRITNKKIESEGIDKMSALENIAFIFQDAILFTFNGDNFAYPLLEKIYNQHGYNLELSEIDALKLAKQIIGFDDDISLEELATKLGVKYDEERLLGAPYTTMVLEKIWFRLKSFII is encoded by the coding sequence ATGTTAAAGGATTTATTTAAAGACCGTAAAGTTGTGATATTTGATATCAAAACCACTGAAGAGGGAATGGATTCTGAAATTCTTTATTTTGCTGCTAGGGTTTATGTTAATAATGAAATGGAATCTAAACACAATTTTTTCATCGCTACAGATAAAAAATTAAATGGAAGAATTATTAGAAAATATAGAATAACTAATAAAAAAATTGAAAGTGAAGGGATTGACAAAATGTCAGCTCTTGAGAATATAGCTTTTATTTTCCAAGATGCAATTTTATTTACTTTTAATGGCGACAACTTTGCATATCCATTACTAGAAAAAATTTATAACCAACATGGTTACAATTTAGAATTATCAGAAATAGATGCATTAAAATTGGCTAAACAAATCATTGGTTTTGATGACGACATATCTTTAGAGGAACTAGCAACTAAATTAGGTGTGAAATACGACGAAGAAAGATTGTTAGGCGCTCCTTACACAACTATGGTTTTAGAAAAAATTTGATTCAGACTAAAATCATTTATTATATAA
- the uvrC gene encoding excinuclease ABC subunit UvrC yields the protein MNSLFHMKGLINCIINNMKYNNDYIKNKLINAPKKPGCYLWKDKNGVVIYVGKAKNLSNRTKQYFNNRVDIKTSKLVKEICDVDFVVVNNENESLLLENNLIAKYKPKYNILLRESNSFPYIVVTKEEHPRILYSHDNKKKIKGTYYGPFATPTMKKYELYNFINRMFPLRKCKTLPKTKCIYYDIGLCLGPCINKITKEDYEPHLKKINDFFSGKYKDIDKSLEEKEKYFASKLMFEESQKYLDLRKNLKAFSEKQDIVFSKNNNEDIIGFSIKENIISLVIFKYVNGNLLSKYDITTVFYEEVEEIVETLVFDYYKNIVIEKPKNVYISISNMSLKKLSDSLNINFINPIQGSKKEMLLTAVENAQLLIKNKFLKVVSDYEREWNSLSELEDLIGIDDSYLIEVFDNSNFFNDDKVSAMIVYENGAKNKKLYRKYIIKNKEASSDYEYMKEVIYRRYSSVLQKKESLPNLIIVDGGHIQVKAALESLSKLNLDKVVPVIGLAKNDKHKTDKIVKWDFTEIPLDKKSNLYFFLLNMQDEVHRFAISFHRDRRSKSLFTNSLYSVKKLGKKRIDKLISKYQTLDNILNADIEELSQIVPRDLAIEIKKLKDK from the coding sequence ATGAATTCTTTATTTCATATGAAAGGGCTAATAAATTGTATAATTAATAACATGAAATACAATAATGACTACATAAAAAACAAATTAATTAATGCGCCAAAAAAACCAGGATGTTATTTATGAAAAGATAAAAATGGTGTAGTTATATATGTTGGAAAAGCAAAAAATTTATCTAATAGAACTAAACAATATTTCAATAATAGAGTTGATATAAAAACTTCAAAGTTAGTTAAAGAAATATGTGACGTTGACTTTGTTGTTGTTAATAATGAAAATGAATCTTTGTTATTAGAAAATAATTTAATTGCAAAATACAAACCTAAATACAACATATTGCTTAGAGAATCTAATAGTTTTCCATATATAGTTGTAACCAAAGAAGAACATCCTAGAATACTGTATAGTCATGACAATAAAAAGAAAATAAAAGGTACATATTATGGTCCCTTTGCTACTCCTACTATGAAAAAGTATGAGTTATATAATTTTATAAATAGAATGTTTCCATTAAGGAAATGTAAAACACTTCCTAAAACTAAATGTATTTACTATGATATAGGGTTATGCCTTGGCCCATGTATAAATAAAATAACTAAAGAAGATTATGAACCACACTTAAAAAAAATTAATGATTTTTTTAGTGGAAAATATAAAGATATAGATAAAAGTTTGGAAGAAAAAGAAAAATATTTTGCATCAAAACTTATGTTTGAAGAATCTCAAAAATATCTTGATTTAAGAAAGAATTTAAAAGCTTTTTCTGAAAAACAAGATATAGTTTTTTCTAAAAATAATAATGAGGACATCATAGGTTTTTCAATAAAAGAAAATATAATATCTTTAGTTATTTTTAAATATGTCAATGGAAATTTGTTAAGTAAATATGATATTACAACTGTTTTTTATGAAGAAGTAGAAGAAATAGTTGAAACACTAGTTTTTGATTATTACAAAAATATAGTTATAGAAAAACCTAAAAATGTATATATTTCTATTTCTAATATGTCATTAAAAAAACTTTCTGATTCTTTAAATATAAACTTTATAAATCCCATTCAAGGATCTAAAAAAGAAATGCTTTTGACAGCAGTTGAAAATGCACAGTTGCTTATTAAAAATAAATTTTTAAAAGTTGTTTCTGATTATGAACGTGAGTGAAATTCTTTGTCTGAACTTGAAGATTTAATTGGTATAGATGATTCTTATTTAATAGAAGTTTTTGATAACTCTAACTTTTTTAATGATGATAAAGTTTCTGCAATGATTGTTTATGAAAACGGTGCTAAAAATAAAAAATTATATCGTAAATACATTATCAAAAATAAAGAAGCATCATCAGATTATGAGTATATGAAAGAAGTTATTTATCGAAGATATAGTAGTGTGTTACAAAAAAAAGAATCACTTCCAAATTTAATTATTGTAGATGGAGGACACATTCAAGTAAAAGCAGCTCTTGAATCATTAAGTAAACTTAATTTAGATAAAGTAGTTCCAGTAATTGGACTTGCAAAAAATGATAAACATAAAACTGACAAAATTGTCAAATGAGATTTTACAGAAATACCTTTGGATAAAAAAAGTAATTTATATTTCTTTCTTCTAAATATGCAAGATGAAGTTCATAGATTCGCCATAAGTTTTCATAGGGATAGAAGAAGCAAATCATTATTTACAAATTCTCTTTATTCAGTAAAAAAATTAGGCAAAAAAAGAATTGATAAATTAATTTCTAAATATCAAACCTTAGATAATATTTTGAATGCTGACATCGAAGAATTGTCTCAAATTGTACCAAGAGATCTTGCGATAGAAATAAAAAAATTAAAAGATAAATAG
- a CDS encoding MAG4940 family membrane protein: MLCVVLFASFVLAFSILISSFVLKKYYSDVTSKSPFIKPISLVMCLLTAIVVAWLVQTFTRRGTVDEGSISYFVLSIASFFGRFVYESVYNNEVLFKGLFYLIGTNILGNLLGFGLGVLILHLFDKNNKSEPMTSFKLTFYYEPIKTKVSVIKDLVVWFIFGATAPFIGYLAVYESKFITPFTAILMVMFVVFLTLFCTQRFGFYNGNLVYSSCSHLSNILFFKHEKRKTIIINVLLSYPITIIFPCIWGAIYAVT; the protein is encoded by the coding sequence TGTGTTGTTTTATTTGCAAGTTTTGTATTAGCTTTTTCTATATTAATTTCGTCTTTTGTCTTAAAAAAATATTATTCTGATGTTACAAGTAAATCTCCTTTTATAAAACCTATATCTTTGGTAATGTGTTTATTAACAGCAATAGTTGTTGCATGATTAGTACAAACTTTTACAAGGAGAGGTACAGTTGATGAGGGAAGCATATCATATTTTGTCTTGTCTATAGCATCCTTTTTTGGAAGATTTGTTTATGAAAGTGTTTACAATAATGAGGTTTTGTTTAAGGGGCTTTTTTATCTTATAGGAACAAATATTTTAGGTAATTTATTGGGGTTTGGTTTAGGTGTTTTAATATTACATTTATTTGATAAAAACAATAAATCTGAACCAATGACTAGTTTTAAATTAACTTTTTATTATGAACCTATAAAAACAAAAGTTTCTGTTATAAAAGATTTGGTAGTGTGATTTATATTTGGAGCTACAGCTCCTTTTATTGGTTATCTTGCTGTTTATGAAAGTAAATTTATAACTCCATTTACAGCAATTTTAATGGTTATGTTTGTTGTATTTCTTACTTTATTTTGCACTCAAAGATTTGGTTTCTATAATGGAAATTTAGTTTATTCATCTTGTTCGCATTTGTCAAACATTTTGTTTTTTAAACATGAAAAAAGAAAAACAATAATAATTAATGTGTTGTTATCATATCCAATTACAATTATTTTTCCTTGTATTTGAGGAGCTATATATGCTGTAACATAA